In the Rattus rattus isolate New Zealand chromosome 18, Rrattus_CSIRO_v1, whole genome shotgun sequence genome, one interval contains:
- the LOC116887271 gene encoding elongation factor 1-beta-like → MGFGGLKTPAGLQVLNDYLADKSYIEGYVPSQADVAVFEAISGPPPAALCHALRWYNHIKSYEKEKASLPGVKISLGKYGPASVADTTGSGAADAKDGDDIDLFRSDDEEESEDAKRLREGRLAQCESKKAKSLQLLRNLPSCLDVKPLDDDTDMRKPEEWVRSIQADGLVWGSSKLVPVGYGIKKLQIQCVVEDDKVGTDMLKERITAFEDYVQSMDVAAFNKI, encoded by the coding sequence ATGGGTTTCGGAGGCCTGAAAACCCCTGCTGGCCTCCAGGTGCTCAATGATTACCTGGCAGACAAGAGCTACATTGAGGGGTATGTGCCATCACAAGCCGACGTGGCAGTATTTGAAGCAATCTCTGGTCCACCACCGGCTGCCCTGTGTCATGCTCTGCGTTGGTATAATCACATCAAATCGTACGAGAAAGAAAAGGCCAGCTTGCCGGGAGTGAAGATATCTTTGGGCAAGTATGGCCCTGCCAGCGTGGCAGACACCACAGGAAGTGGAGCAGCAGATGCTAAGGACGGTGATGACATCGATCTCTTCAGATCTGACGATGAGGAGGAAAGTGAAGATGCAAAGAGGCTACGAGAAGGACGCCTTGCTCAGTGTGAATCAAAGAAAGCTAAAAGCCTGCAGTTGTTGCGGAATCTTCCATCTTGTTTGGATGTGAAGCCTTTGGACGATGACACAGACATGAGGAAACCAGAGGAGTGGGTCCGAAGCATTCAAGCGGACGGCTTGGTGTGGGGCTCCTCTAAATTGGTTCCAGTGGGATACGGAATTAAAAAGCTTCAAATACAGTGTGTAGTTGAAGATGATAAGGTTGGAACAGATATGCTGAAAGAGCGGATTACTGCTTTCGAGGACTACGTACAGTCCATGGATGTGGCTGCTTTTAACAAAATCTAA